One window of Nymphaea colorata isolate Beijing-Zhang1983 chromosome 1, ASM883128v2, whole genome shotgun sequence genomic DNA carries:
- the LOC116246173 gene encoding MDIS1-interacting receptor like kinase 2-like encodes MWNYDGELDYEDIVSAARNFSDDYVIGTGSHGSVYKVELPTGQIVAVKKFNQQGNDTLTDFGFRNEIKALTKVRHRNIVKLYGFCKHPHWSFLVYEYLERGSLANILSSNEEAKGLDWAKRVNIITGVADALSYMHHDHSIPIIHRDISSKNILLYPDFDACVSDFGTARLLNPNSSNWTWCVGTHGYMAPELAYTMRVTKKCDVYSFGVLALEVLMGRHPGEQLSSFAILTKQEMDVKLWDMLDQRISAPVGQEAEKVLFVAKLAIMYSCPSIEGFQERKTLLVIFITPLANDASIVGGVSSERTFLPRKQAQEIPFSTSNLTTILKMFSIEFHSASLTRQTLVDCEKPAVKGELEYHVTSLESMIDFVVVEFGTSEIHVAITSVVNREEELKARTYRAGAGASEGRVMSHKMMTCHNMMFPYVVFYHNLAGARAYMAPLVSDNGNRVNAIAMCHFDTSRENSGHASYRLLV; translated from the exons ATGTGGAACTATGACGGTGAACTTGATTATGAGGATATTGTCAGTGCAGCAAGGAATTTCAGCGATGACTATGTTATTGGTACAGGAAGTCATGGTAGCGTCTACAAAGTTGAACTCCCCACAGGTCAAATAGTGGCAGTCAAGAAGTTCAATCAACAGGGTAATGATACGTTGACAGACTTTGGCTTCAGAAATGAGATTAAAGCATTGACAAAAGTTCGCCATAGAAACATAGTCAAGCTCTATGGATTCTGTAAGCATCCTCATTGGTCATTCTTAGTGTATGAATATTTAGAAAGGGGAAGCCTGGCAAACATATTAAGCAGCAATGAAGAGGCTAAAGGATTAGATTGGGCAAAGAGGGTGAATATCATAACTGGTGTTGCTGATGCTTTGTCATATATGCACCATGATCATTCAATTCCAATAATCCACCGCGACATCTCCAGCAAGAACATTTTGTTATATCCTGATTTTGATGCATGTGTTTCTGATTTTGGAACAGCAAGATTACTAAACCCAAATTCATCCAATTGGACTTGGTGCGTAGGAACGCACGGCTACATGGCTCCAG AGTTGGCATACACCATGAGAGTGACAAAGAAGTGTGATGTCTATAGCTTTGGAGTCCTAGCTCTTGAAGTTCTAATGGGAAGGCATCCTGGGGAGCAACTATCATCTTTTGCTATTCTCACAAAGCAAGAGATGGATGTAAAGCTCTGGGATATGTTGGACCAACGTATATCAGCTCCTGTGGGCCAAGAAGCAGAGAAAGTGCTTTTTGTAGCCAAACTTGCaatcat GTACTCATGTCCATCCATTGAGGGtttccaagaaagaaaaacattgttGGTTATCTTCATCACCCCTTTAGCAAATGATGCTTCTATTGTCGGTGGTGTCAGCTCTGAGCGTACTTTCTTGCCACGCAAACAAGCCCAGGAAATTCCCTTCTCAACCTCAAACCTCACTACCATCCTTAAGATGTTCTCCATTGAATTCCACTCTGCATCTCTTACCAGGCAAACACTTGTTGATTGCGAGAAACCTGCAGTTAAAGGAGAACTCGAGTACCATGTAACGTCACTGGAATCCATGATCGATTTTGTTGTCGTGGAGTTCGGAACTAGTGAAATTCATGTGGCGATCACTTCTGTTGTTAATAGAGAGGAGGAGTTGAAGGCCAGGACTTACAGAGCAGGGGCTGGTGCTAGTGAGGGGAGGGTGATGTCCCATAAAATGATGACTTGCCACAATATGATGTTTCCTTATGTTGTGTTCTACCACAATTTGGCAGGAGCAAGGGCATACATGGCTCCATTGGTTTCTGATAATGGTAACCGAGTGAATGCCATTGCTATGTGCCATTTTGATACATCAAGAGAGAATTCTGGGCATGCCAGCTACCGGTTGCTGGTGTGA
- the LOC116246178 gene encoding probable leucine-rich repeat receptor-like protein kinase At1g35710, with the protein MRSDRLLLLFFLLWSLCSLGDARAQSLQAEAKALLKWRDSLQDAHVLNSSWSFLKSRYGAPCQWDGIQCSSDKTSVVKISLQNKGLRGTLNYFDFAAFPNLAHFDLRGNNLNGSIPDGIGNLSKLTFLDLSVNQFSGSLPVTMANVTQISEFWISDNFIDGELIPSFFTNWRNLTRLVLFGNKLTGNIPLEIGQLEKLTRLDLAHNLFQGPIPSSIGNMSSLTSLNLSVNNLFGRVPSEMGKLSSLVELSLYSNQLTGSMPKALGNLSGLSHMIILQNKLSGEIPSEIGNLMKLTDLDLTDNSFLGSIPPEIGKLKNLVSIKLSFNSLAGPLPTSIGQLSSLVNLIINDNHLTGTIPQTIGELTNLDFLDLDTNSLTGSIPVQIGNLSSLQHLFLGVNLLTGTIPQELWKLSALIELDLASNFLPGLVPPSIGNLSNLYFLNLSNNSLFGTLPPQMSNLTSLGQLFLSANNLFGSLPSIICKGGMPFVFSASNNHFTGSIPESLRNCTSLYKLTLSGNQLSGNISEAFGSYPNLLRIDISNNQLTGELSPSWSGCHSLQRLDFSNNDIIGKIPGSISQLARLGLINISTNYITGEIPRGIGELSFLQYIDMSNNHISGGIPSEIGMLKNLQHLDLSSNKLSGPIPEELGNSTTLIRLKLSNNTLNGKIPSQLGNLAGLSMLLDLSRNVLTGTIPDQLGKLIHLEMLNLSHNKLIVSKVLSQTTLPS; encoded by the exons ATGAGAAGCGACCGGCTGCTCctgcttttcttccttctttggaGTCTTTGTTCATTAGGAGACGCACGTGCTCAGTCATTGCAGGCAGAAGCAAAAGCACTTCTCAAGTGGAGAGACAGTCTCCAAGACGCCCACGTGCTGAATTCCTCTTGGTCATTCCTCAAATCCAGATATGGCGCTCCCTGCCAGTGGGACGGGATACAGTGCAGCAGCGATAAAACGAGTGTCGTCAAGATAAGTCTTCAAAATAAAGGTCTTCGAGGTACACTCAACTATTTCGACTTCGCTGCCTTCCCTAATCTTGCACATTTCGATCTCAGAGGTAACAATCTCAATGGAAGCATTCCTGATGGTATAGGCAACCTCTCCAAACTTACCTTCCTAGATTTATCGGTGAACCAGTTTTCTGGCAGCTTACCCGTTACTATGGCCAATGTTACTCAAATTTCTGAGTTCTGGATATCAGACAACTTTATTGATGGAGAGCTAATACCGAGCTTTTTCACCAATTGGAGGAACCTTACTCGTCTTGTGCTTTTTGGCAACAAACTAACCGGCAACATCCCTCTAGAAATAGGCCAGTTGGAGAAGCTGACACGCTTGGATCTAGCTCATAATCTTTTCCAAGGACCAATCCCATCTTCCATAGGCAACATGTCTAGCCTTACAAGTTTAAACCTCTCAGTGAATAATCTATTCGGACGTGTCCCTTCAGAAATGGGGAAACTTAGCAGCCTGGTCGAGTTAAGCCTTTACTCAAACCAACTCACAGGTTCAATGCCTAAGGCGCTAGGGAATTTGTCTGGCTTGTCTCACATGATCATCCTTCAAAATAAGTTGTCTGGTGAGATCCCTTCTGAGATTGGAAATCTCATGAAACTCACCGATTTGGACCTAACCGACAACTCCTTTCTTGGATCCATACCACCTGAAATAGGAAAGCTTAAGAACCTTGTTTctataaaattgtcattcaaCTCCCTCGCAGGACCTCTCCCTACTTCTATTGGACAATTATCTAGTCTAGTGAATCTAATCATCAATGACAACCATCTTACTGGAACTATTCCACAGACGATAGGAGAGCTCACAAATCTCGACTTCTTGGACCTTGATACCAACTCACTTACAGGTTCCATTCCAGTGCAGATTGGAAACCTGTCCAGTCTGCAGCATTTGTTCCTTGGAGTAAATTTGCTGACTGGGACCATTCCACAAGAGTTATGGAAGCTCAGTGCGCTCATTGAATTGGATTTAGCGTCTAACTTTCTTCCAGGTTTGGTCCCTCCTTCAATAGGTAACCTGTCTAATCTTTACTTCTTGAACTTGAGCAATAATAGCCTCTTCGGCACTCTACCTCCACAAATGAGTAATCTGACAAGTCTAGGCCAGTTGTTCCTTTCAGCGAATAATCTCTTCGGTTCTTTACCATCAATAATATGTAAGGGTGGCATGCCCTTCGTCTTTTCTGCTTCCAACAACCATTTCACTGGATCAATACCAGAAAGCTTGAGGAATTGTACAAGCTTATACAAACTCACTTTAAGTGGGAACCAACTTAGTGGTAACATTTCAGAGGCATTTGGATCATATCCGAACCTGTTGCGCATTGACATAAGCAACAATCAACTAACAGGAGAGCTCTCGCCGAGCTGGAGTGGATGTCACAGTCTTCAACGGTTGGATTTCTCTAATAACGACATTATCGGCAAGATTCCAGGTTCAATTTCTCAACTGGCACGATTGGGGCTAATAAATATTTCTACCAATTACATAACAGGAGAGATTCCAAGAGGAATAGGGGAACTTTCGTTCTTGCAATATATAGATATGAGTAACAATCATATTTCAGGTGGCATACCATCAGAGATTggaatgttaaaaaatttgcagcatttggatttgtcaTCAAACAAACTTAGCGGACCAATACCTGAAGAGCTTGGGAATTCTACTACGTTGATTCGATTGAAGCTGAGTAACAATACCTTGAACGGAAAAATTCCTTCTCAGTTGGGGAACTTGGCAGGACTATCTATGCTGCTAGATCTTAGCCGTAACGTGCTAACAGGGACAATACCAGACCAACTTGGGAAGTTAATTCATTTGGAGATGCTCAAtctttcccataacaagctcATTG TCTCCAAGGTCCTCTCCCAAACAACGCTGCCTTCCTGA